A genomic segment from Nicotiana tabacum cultivar K326 chromosome 7, ASM71507v2, whole genome shotgun sequence encodes:
- the LOC107817899 gene encoding acid phosphatase 1-like, which yields MAKKLGIFFAIFCILLTSSFADWNILKEHTTNSGLKISLKNYCESWRMNVELHNIRDYVVVPQECVSYIAKYMTSTQYKVDSDRTIDECILYISTNCILEKDGKDAWIFDIDDTLLSTVPYYKQNGFGGNKLNVTSLEDWISQGKGTALDHSMKLFNHLKELGVKIFLVSSRKEHLRSPTIDNLVHVGFYGWTSLILRGQEDECKSAQGFKAEVRSKLISKGYRILGIVGDQWSSIEGLPSAKRTFKLPNPLYYVA from the exons ATGGCAAAAAAACTTGGAATTTTCTTTGCAATATTTTGCATTCTTTTAACTTCATCTTTTGCAGATTGGAACATCTTGAAAGAACATACAACCAATAGTGGTCTTAAAATCAGTCTCAAGAATTATTGTGAAAGTTGGAGAATGAATGTTGAGTTGCACAATATTAGAGACTATGTTGTTGTACCTCAAGAATGTGTTTCTTATATTGCAAAATACATGACTTCCACTCAATACAAAGTGGATTCTGATAGAACCATTGATGAATGCATACTTTATATTAGTACTAACTGCATCTTGGAAAAAGATGGTAAAGATGCTTGGATTTTTGACATTGATGACACCCTTCTTTCCACTGTTCCTTACTACAAGCAAAATGGCTTTGG GGGAAATAAGTTGAATGTGACATCTTTGGAAGATTGGATAAGCCAAGGAAAAGGAACAGCATTAGATCATTCCATGAAGTTGTTCAATCATCTTAAAGAACTAGGAGTTAAGATCTTTCTTGTTTCTTCAAGAAAAGAACATCTTAGATCTCCTACCATTGACAATCTTGTCCATGTTGGTTTCTATGGATGGACTAGCCTCATACTAAG agGTCAAGAAGATGAATGCAAAAGTGCTCAAGGATTCAAGGCAGAGGTAAGGAGTAAACTAATAAGCAAAGGCTATAGAATTTTGGGAATTGTTGGAGATCAATGGAGTAGCATTGAGGGACTTCCAAGTGCAAAAAGAACATTCAAACTACCAAATCCATTATATTATGTTGCTTGA